Proteins from a genomic interval of Rosa chinensis cultivar Old Blush chromosome 2, RchiOBHm-V2, whole genome shotgun sequence:
- the LOC112188370 gene encoding CASP-like protein 1F2 codes for MASESSTVAKDEKNVSSFVDSSSQRRKTSFLMAQAGLRILVVAFTLVAISVTVANRQSVVIFGLNFQARYSYSSALTFLVASDAVLCSFSALSLVFIYILSRSGTTSPLKKYFFLFLLDTVMMVLIIAGCAAATAIGYLGKYGEEQMTWHATCGYVSKFCNRMSISLAFSYLAFFACLLLNLMSAHALIYRPIIKN; via the exons ATGGCTTCAGAGTCTTCGACGGTGGCTAAAGACGAGAAGAATGTGTCCTCTTTTGTTGATTCGAGTAGTCAACGGCGGAAAACGAGTTTCTTGATGGCTCAAGCGGGTCTCAGAATCTTAGTTGTTGCCTTCACATTGGTCGCAATCTCTGTAACGGTCGCCAACCGCCAGTCCGTCGTCATCTTTGGATTGAACTTCCAAGCACGATACTCCTACTCGTCTGCCTTGAC GTTCTTGGTTGCTTCGGATGCTGTCTTGTGTTCCTTCTCAGCACTGTCGTTGGTCTTCATCTACATCTTAAGCCGTTCTGGGACAACTTCGCCTCTCAAGAAgtacttcttcctcttcttgctTGATACG GTGATGATGGTGTTAATAATAGCTGGATGTGCAGCTGCGACTGCAATAGGGTACTTGGGAAAGTATGGGGAAGAACAGATGACTTGGCATgcaacttgtggatatgtgtccAAGTTCTGCAACAGAATGTCCATCTCTCTTGCATTTTCATACTTGGCCTTCTTTGCCTGCTTGCTTCTCAATCTCATGTCGGCTCATGCTCTCATCTATCGCCCGATTATCAAGAACTAA
- the LOC112189749 gene encoding uncharacterized protein LOC112189749 isoform X2 — translation MGCASSIYAAVGTKKKLSIPEVVVFVPSTRIPAQSDLQKQLRGLIPKDIADRLSSLRNQIVFVAEDTDGSAIPELRRGLEEYLSLLIGLTKKEYGLEGLVEFKWRSLAGGKQQEASSSCIANSWFEVLSVVHMMAMLALSEADTLTIPKDHSGSNIRTVSSDCKREAVDLLLKATGYLEFCVRDVLVHIPPEIKKNFPKDLQDGVLEAISFQTLGQNKSYLVELGILITLLQMVKLINLSQGTEIQLGLAVDCQKATLSVKRRLACEQLSYFSQAYHCLSGYDHINNGYGKKHMWFIKWKFLESKAAAYYFHGLMVDKGNEPSCHVSAVCCFLAAEEILSESKKACFTFCLAAPVTRAAPLWGAMKHLHQKIPEVAARKSQMYGYLLEQDKVLQALPDLPEFQLSLRPDDYQLPEIDPAWESGKWETQSQSLKEHLDDSDDNDETETEQ, via the exons ATGGGGTGTGCTAGTTCTATATATGCTGCTGTTGGAACAAAGAAGAAGTTGTCTATCCCTGAAGTTGTCGTCTTCGTCCCATCCACTCGCATTCCTGCACAATCTGATCTTCAAAAGCAGCTTAGAGGCCTAATTCCAAAAGATATTGCTGACAGATTGTCTTCGCTTCGTAATCAGATTGTCTTTGTGGCAGAGGACACTG ATGGATCTGCTATACCTGAACTCCGCCGAGGGCTAGAGGAATACTTGTCTCTTTTAATTGGCCTCACTAAAAAAG AATATGGTCTTGAGGGATTGGTTGAATTCAAGTGGAGAAGTTTAGCGGGTGGGAAACAA CAGGAAGCCTCCTCCTCATGTATAGCAAACTCTTGGTTTGAAGTACTGTCTGTTGTTCACATGATGGCTATGCTTGCGTTGTCGGAAGCTGACACATTGACGATTCCAAAGGACCATTCTGGCTCTAATATAAGGACTGTATCTTCAG ATTGCAAGAGGGAAGCTGTGGACTTATTGCTTAAGGCAACAGGGTATTTGGAATTCTGTGTCCGGGATGTACTGGTTCATATACCACCTGAAATCAA GAAAAATTTTCCTAAAGATTTGCAGGATGGTGTGTTGGAGGCCATTTCCTTTCAAACTCTTGGCCAG AATAAATCATACTTAGTCGAGCTAGGGATATTGATAACACTCCTACAGATGGTGAAATTGATAAATTTATCTCAGGGAACTGAAATTCAGCTTGGTTTAGCTGTTGACTGTCAGAAGGCTACTTTATCAGTTAAAAGGAGATTGGCCTGTGAACAATTGAGCTATTTCAGCCAG GCTTATCACTGCTTGTCAGGATATGATCACATCAACAACGGGTATGGAAAGAAGCATATGTGGTTCATCAAATGGAAATTTCTGGAGTCAAAG GCTGCAGCTTACTACTTCCATGGTCTAATGGTTGACAAGGGTAATGAACCATCATGCCATGTTAGCGCTGTATGTTGTTTTCTTGCCGCAGAAGAAATTCTATCAGAGAGCAAGAAAGCTTGCTTTACCTTTTGCCTTGCAGCTCCAGTTACCAG GGCTGCTCCACTGTGGGGAGCTATGAAGCATTTGCATCAGAAAATCCCTGAAGTTGCAGCAAGGAAATCCCAGATGTATGGCTACCTCTTAGAACAAGACAA AGTTCTTCAAGCATTGCCTGACCTACCAGAATTTCAACTGTCATTAAGACCTGATGACTATCAACTACCTGAAATCGACCCAGCTTGGGAGTCGGGAAAATGGGAAACTCAAAGCCAGAGCTTAAAAGAGCACCTAGATGATAGCGATGACAACGATGAGACTGAAACTGAGCAGTGA
- the LOC112189749 gene encoding uncharacterized protein LOC112189749 isoform X6: protein MGCASSIYAAVGTKKKLSIPEVVVFVPSTRIPAQSDLQKQLRGLIPKDIADRLSSLRNQIVFVAEDTDGSAIPELRRGLEEYLSLLIGLTKKEYGLEGLVEFKWRSLAGGKQEASSSCIANSWFEVLSVVHMMAMLALSEADTLTIPKDHSGSNIRTVSSDCKREAVDLLLKATGYLEFCVRDVLVHIPPEIKKNFPKDLQDGVLEAISFQTLGQGTEIQLGLAVDCQKATLSVKRRLACEQLSYFSQAYHCLSGYDHINNGYGKKHMWFIKWKFLESKAAAYYFHGLMVDKGNEPSCHVSAVCCFLAAEEILSESKKACFTFCLAAPVTRAAPLWGAMKHLHQKIPEVAARKSQMYGYLLEQDKVLQALPDLPEFQLSLRPDDYQLPEIDPAWESGKWETQSQSLKEHLDDSDDNDETETEQ from the exons ATGGGGTGTGCTAGTTCTATATATGCTGCTGTTGGAACAAAGAAGAAGTTGTCTATCCCTGAAGTTGTCGTCTTCGTCCCATCCACTCGCATTCCTGCACAATCTGATCTTCAAAAGCAGCTTAGAGGCCTAATTCCAAAAGATATTGCTGACAGATTGTCTTCGCTTCGTAATCAGATTGTCTTTGTGGCAGAGGACACTG ATGGATCTGCTATACCTGAACTCCGCCGAGGGCTAGAGGAATACTTGTCTCTTTTAATTGGCCTCACTAAAAAAG AATATGGTCTTGAGGGATTGGTTGAATTCAAGTGGAGAAGTTTAGCGGGTGGGAAACAA GAAGCCTCCTCCTCATGTATAGCAAACTCTTGGTTTGAAGTACTGTCTGTTGTTCACATGATGGCTATGCTTGCGTTGTCGGAAGCTGACACATTGACGATTCCAAAGGACCATTCTGGCTCTAATATAAGGACTGTATCTTCAG ATTGCAAGAGGGAAGCTGTGGACTTATTGCTTAAGGCAACAGGGTATTTGGAATTCTGTGTCCGGGATGTACTGGTTCATATACCACCTGAAATCAA GAAAAATTTTCCTAAAGATTTGCAGGATGGTGTGTTGGAGGCCATTTCCTTTCAAACTCTTGGCCAG GGAACTGAAATTCAGCTTGGTTTAGCTGTTGACTGTCAGAAGGCTACTTTATCAGTTAAAAGGAGATTGGCCTGTGAACAATTGAGCTATTTCAGCCAG GCTTATCACTGCTTGTCAGGATATGATCACATCAACAACGGGTATGGAAAGAAGCATATGTGGTTCATCAAATGGAAATTTCTGGAGTCAAAG GCTGCAGCTTACTACTTCCATGGTCTAATGGTTGACAAGGGTAATGAACCATCATGCCATGTTAGCGCTGTATGTTGTTTTCTTGCCGCAGAAGAAATTCTATCAGAGAGCAAGAAAGCTTGCTTTACCTTTTGCCTTGCAGCTCCAGTTACCAG GGCTGCTCCACTGTGGGGAGCTATGAAGCATTTGCATCAGAAAATCCCTGAAGTTGCAGCAAGGAAATCCCAGATGTATGGCTACCTCTTAGAACAAGACAA AGTTCTTCAAGCATTGCCTGACCTACCAGAATTTCAACTGTCATTAAGACCTGATGACTATCAACTACCTGAAATCGACCCAGCTTGGGAGTCGGGAAAATGGGAAACTCAAAGCCAGAGCTTAAAAGAGCACCTAGATGATAGCGATGACAACGATGAGACTGAAACTGAGCAGTGA
- the LOC112189749 gene encoding uncharacterized protein LOC112189749 isoform X4, producing the protein MGCASSIYAAVGTKKKLSIPEVVVFVPSTRIPAQSDLQKQLRGLIPKDIADRLSSLRNQIVFVAEDTDGSAIPELRRGLEEYLSLLIGLTKKEYGLEGLVEFKWRSLAGGKQQQEASSSCIANSWFEVLSVVHMMAMLALSEADTLTIPKDHSGSNIRTVSSDCKREAVDLLLKATGYLEFCVRDVLVHIPPEIKKNFPKDLQDGVLEAISFQTLGQGTEIQLGLAVDCQKATLSVKRRLACEQLSYFSQAYHCLSGYDHINNGYGKKHMWFIKWKFLESKAAAYYFHGLMVDKGNEPSCHVSAVCCFLAAEEILSESKKACFTFCLAAPVTRAAPLWGAMKHLHQKIPEVAARKSQMYGYLLEQDKVLQALPDLPEFQLSLRPDDYQLPEIDPAWESGKWETQSQSLKEHLDDSDDNDETETEQ; encoded by the exons ATGGGGTGTGCTAGTTCTATATATGCTGCTGTTGGAACAAAGAAGAAGTTGTCTATCCCTGAAGTTGTCGTCTTCGTCCCATCCACTCGCATTCCTGCACAATCTGATCTTCAAAAGCAGCTTAGAGGCCTAATTCCAAAAGATATTGCTGACAGATTGTCTTCGCTTCGTAATCAGATTGTCTTTGTGGCAGAGGACACTG ATGGATCTGCTATACCTGAACTCCGCCGAGGGCTAGAGGAATACTTGTCTCTTTTAATTGGCCTCACTAAAAAAG AATATGGTCTTGAGGGATTGGTTGAATTCAAGTGGAGAAGTTTAGCGGGTGGGAAACAA CAGCAGGAAGCCTCCTCCTCATGTATAGCAAACTCTTGGTTTGAAGTACTGTCTGTTGTTCACATGATGGCTATGCTTGCGTTGTCGGAAGCTGACACATTGACGATTCCAAAGGACCATTCTGGCTCTAATATAAGGACTGTATCTTCAG ATTGCAAGAGGGAAGCTGTGGACTTATTGCTTAAGGCAACAGGGTATTTGGAATTCTGTGTCCGGGATGTACTGGTTCATATACCACCTGAAATCAA GAAAAATTTTCCTAAAGATTTGCAGGATGGTGTGTTGGAGGCCATTTCCTTTCAAACTCTTGGCCAG GGAACTGAAATTCAGCTTGGTTTAGCTGTTGACTGTCAGAAGGCTACTTTATCAGTTAAAAGGAGATTGGCCTGTGAACAATTGAGCTATTTCAGCCAG GCTTATCACTGCTTGTCAGGATATGATCACATCAACAACGGGTATGGAAAGAAGCATATGTGGTTCATCAAATGGAAATTTCTGGAGTCAAAG GCTGCAGCTTACTACTTCCATGGTCTAATGGTTGACAAGGGTAATGAACCATCATGCCATGTTAGCGCTGTATGTTGTTTTCTTGCCGCAGAAGAAATTCTATCAGAGAGCAAGAAAGCTTGCTTTACCTTTTGCCTTGCAGCTCCAGTTACCAG GGCTGCTCCACTGTGGGGAGCTATGAAGCATTTGCATCAGAAAATCCCTGAAGTTGCAGCAAGGAAATCCCAGATGTATGGCTACCTCTTAGAACAAGACAA AGTTCTTCAAGCATTGCCTGACCTACCAGAATTTCAACTGTCATTAAGACCTGATGACTATCAACTACCTGAAATCGACCCAGCTTGGGAGTCGGGAAAATGGGAAACTCAAAGCCAGAGCTTAAAAGAGCACCTAGATGATAGCGATGACAACGATGAGACTGAAACTGAGCAGTGA
- the LOC112189749 gene encoding uncharacterized protein LOC112189749 isoform X5, translating into MGCASSIYAAVGTKKKLSIPEVVVFVPSTRIPAQSDLQKQLRGLIPKDIADRLSSLRNQIVFVAEDTDGSAIPELRRGLEEYLSLLIGLTKKEYGLEGLVEFKWRSLAGGKQQEASSSCIANSWFEVLSVVHMMAMLALSEADTLTIPKDHSGSNIRTVSSDCKREAVDLLLKATGYLEFCVRDVLVHIPPEIKKNFPKDLQDGVLEAISFQTLGQGTEIQLGLAVDCQKATLSVKRRLACEQLSYFSQAYHCLSGYDHINNGYGKKHMWFIKWKFLESKAAAYYFHGLMVDKGNEPSCHVSAVCCFLAAEEILSESKKACFTFCLAAPVTRAAPLWGAMKHLHQKIPEVAARKSQMYGYLLEQDKVLQALPDLPEFQLSLRPDDYQLPEIDPAWESGKWETQSQSLKEHLDDSDDNDETETEQ; encoded by the exons ATGGGGTGTGCTAGTTCTATATATGCTGCTGTTGGAACAAAGAAGAAGTTGTCTATCCCTGAAGTTGTCGTCTTCGTCCCATCCACTCGCATTCCTGCACAATCTGATCTTCAAAAGCAGCTTAGAGGCCTAATTCCAAAAGATATTGCTGACAGATTGTCTTCGCTTCGTAATCAGATTGTCTTTGTGGCAGAGGACACTG ATGGATCTGCTATACCTGAACTCCGCCGAGGGCTAGAGGAATACTTGTCTCTTTTAATTGGCCTCACTAAAAAAG AATATGGTCTTGAGGGATTGGTTGAATTCAAGTGGAGAAGTTTAGCGGGTGGGAAACAA CAGGAAGCCTCCTCCTCATGTATAGCAAACTCTTGGTTTGAAGTACTGTCTGTTGTTCACATGATGGCTATGCTTGCGTTGTCGGAAGCTGACACATTGACGATTCCAAAGGACCATTCTGGCTCTAATATAAGGACTGTATCTTCAG ATTGCAAGAGGGAAGCTGTGGACTTATTGCTTAAGGCAACAGGGTATTTGGAATTCTGTGTCCGGGATGTACTGGTTCATATACCACCTGAAATCAA GAAAAATTTTCCTAAAGATTTGCAGGATGGTGTGTTGGAGGCCATTTCCTTTCAAACTCTTGGCCAG GGAACTGAAATTCAGCTTGGTTTAGCTGTTGACTGTCAGAAGGCTACTTTATCAGTTAAAAGGAGATTGGCCTGTGAACAATTGAGCTATTTCAGCCAG GCTTATCACTGCTTGTCAGGATATGATCACATCAACAACGGGTATGGAAAGAAGCATATGTGGTTCATCAAATGGAAATTTCTGGAGTCAAAG GCTGCAGCTTACTACTTCCATGGTCTAATGGTTGACAAGGGTAATGAACCATCATGCCATGTTAGCGCTGTATGTTGTTTTCTTGCCGCAGAAGAAATTCTATCAGAGAGCAAGAAAGCTTGCTTTACCTTTTGCCTTGCAGCTCCAGTTACCAG GGCTGCTCCACTGTGGGGAGCTATGAAGCATTTGCATCAGAAAATCCCTGAAGTTGCAGCAAGGAAATCCCAGATGTATGGCTACCTCTTAGAACAAGACAA AGTTCTTCAAGCATTGCCTGACCTACCAGAATTTCAACTGTCATTAAGACCTGATGACTATCAACTACCTGAAATCGACCCAGCTTGGGAGTCGGGAAAATGGGAAACTCAAAGCCAGAGCTTAAAAGAGCACCTAGATGATAGCGATGACAACGATGAGACTGAAACTGAGCAGTGA
- the LOC112189749 gene encoding uncharacterized protein LOC112189749 isoform X1, with the protein MGCASSIYAAVGTKKKLSIPEVVVFVPSTRIPAQSDLQKQLRGLIPKDIADRLSSLRNQIVFVAEDTDGSAIPELRRGLEEYLSLLIGLTKKEYGLEGLVEFKWRSLAGGKQQQEASSSCIANSWFEVLSVVHMMAMLALSEADTLTIPKDHSGSNIRTVSSDCKREAVDLLLKATGYLEFCVRDVLVHIPPEIKKNFPKDLQDGVLEAISFQTLGQNKSYLVELGILITLLQMVKLINLSQGTEIQLGLAVDCQKATLSVKRRLACEQLSYFSQAYHCLSGYDHINNGYGKKHMWFIKWKFLESKAAAYYFHGLMVDKGNEPSCHVSAVCCFLAAEEILSESKKACFTFCLAAPVTRAAPLWGAMKHLHQKIPEVAARKSQMYGYLLEQDKVLQALPDLPEFQLSLRPDDYQLPEIDPAWESGKWETQSQSLKEHLDDSDDNDETETEQ; encoded by the exons ATGGGGTGTGCTAGTTCTATATATGCTGCTGTTGGAACAAAGAAGAAGTTGTCTATCCCTGAAGTTGTCGTCTTCGTCCCATCCACTCGCATTCCTGCACAATCTGATCTTCAAAAGCAGCTTAGAGGCCTAATTCCAAAAGATATTGCTGACAGATTGTCTTCGCTTCGTAATCAGATTGTCTTTGTGGCAGAGGACACTG ATGGATCTGCTATACCTGAACTCCGCCGAGGGCTAGAGGAATACTTGTCTCTTTTAATTGGCCTCACTAAAAAAG AATATGGTCTTGAGGGATTGGTTGAATTCAAGTGGAGAAGTTTAGCGGGTGGGAAACAA CAGCAGGAAGCCTCCTCCTCATGTATAGCAAACTCTTGGTTTGAAGTACTGTCTGTTGTTCACATGATGGCTATGCTTGCGTTGTCGGAAGCTGACACATTGACGATTCCAAAGGACCATTCTGGCTCTAATATAAGGACTGTATCTTCAG ATTGCAAGAGGGAAGCTGTGGACTTATTGCTTAAGGCAACAGGGTATTTGGAATTCTGTGTCCGGGATGTACTGGTTCATATACCACCTGAAATCAA GAAAAATTTTCCTAAAGATTTGCAGGATGGTGTGTTGGAGGCCATTTCCTTTCAAACTCTTGGCCAG AATAAATCATACTTAGTCGAGCTAGGGATATTGATAACACTCCTACAGATGGTGAAATTGATAAATTTATCTCAGGGAACTGAAATTCAGCTTGGTTTAGCTGTTGACTGTCAGAAGGCTACTTTATCAGTTAAAAGGAGATTGGCCTGTGAACAATTGAGCTATTTCAGCCAG GCTTATCACTGCTTGTCAGGATATGATCACATCAACAACGGGTATGGAAAGAAGCATATGTGGTTCATCAAATGGAAATTTCTGGAGTCAAAG GCTGCAGCTTACTACTTCCATGGTCTAATGGTTGACAAGGGTAATGAACCATCATGCCATGTTAGCGCTGTATGTTGTTTTCTTGCCGCAGAAGAAATTCTATCAGAGAGCAAGAAAGCTTGCTTTACCTTTTGCCTTGCAGCTCCAGTTACCAG GGCTGCTCCACTGTGGGGAGCTATGAAGCATTTGCATCAGAAAATCCCTGAAGTTGCAGCAAGGAAATCCCAGATGTATGGCTACCTCTTAGAACAAGACAA AGTTCTTCAAGCATTGCCTGACCTACCAGAATTTCAACTGTCATTAAGACCTGATGACTATCAACTACCTGAAATCGACCCAGCTTGGGAGTCGGGAAAATGGGAAACTCAAAGCCAGAGCTTAAAAGAGCACCTAGATGATAGCGATGACAACGATGAGACTGAAACTGAGCAGTGA
- the LOC112189749 gene encoding uncharacterized protein LOC112189749 isoform X3 encodes MGCASSIYAAVGTKKKLSIPEVVVFVPSTRIPAQSDLQKQLRGLIPKDIADRLSSLRNQIVFVAEDTDGSAIPELRRGLEEYLSLLIGLTKKEYGLEGLVEFKWRSLAGGKQEASSSCIANSWFEVLSVVHMMAMLALSEADTLTIPKDHSGSNIRTVSSDCKREAVDLLLKATGYLEFCVRDVLVHIPPEIKKNFPKDLQDGVLEAISFQTLGQNKSYLVELGILITLLQMVKLINLSQGTEIQLGLAVDCQKATLSVKRRLACEQLSYFSQAYHCLSGYDHINNGYGKKHMWFIKWKFLESKAAAYYFHGLMVDKGNEPSCHVSAVCCFLAAEEILSESKKACFTFCLAAPVTRAAPLWGAMKHLHQKIPEVAARKSQMYGYLLEQDKVLQALPDLPEFQLSLRPDDYQLPEIDPAWESGKWETQSQSLKEHLDDSDDNDETETEQ; translated from the exons ATGGGGTGTGCTAGTTCTATATATGCTGCTGTTGGAACAAAGAAGAAGTTGTCTATCCCTGAAGTTGTCGTCTTCGTCCCATCCACTCGCATTCCTGCACAATCTGATCTTCAAAAGCAGCTTAGAGGCCTAATTCCAAAAGATATTGCTGACAGATTGTCTTCGCTTCGTAATCAGATTGTCTTTGTGGCAGAGGACACTG ATGGATCTGCTATACCTGAACTCCGCCGAGGGCTAGAGGAATACTTGTCTCTTTTAATTGGCCTCACTAAAAAAG AATATGGTCTTGAGGGATTGGTTGAATTCAAGTGGAGAAGTTTAGCGGGTGGGAAACAA GAAGCCTCCTCCTCATGTATAGCAAACTCTTGGTTTGAAGTACTGTCTGTTGTTCACATGATGGCTATGCTTGCGTTGTCGGAAGCTGACACATTGACGATTCCAAAGGACCATTCTGGCTCTAATATAAGGACTGTATCTTCAG ATTGCAAGAGGGAAGCTGTGGACTTATTGCTTAAGGCAACAGGGTATTTGGAATTCTGTGTCCGGGATGTACTGGTTCATATACCACCTGAAATCAA GAAAAATTTTCCTAAAGATTTGCAGGATGGTGTGTTGGAGGCCATTTCCTTTCAAACTCTTGGCCAG AATAAATCATACTTAGTCGAGCTAGGGATATTGATAACACTCCTACAGATGGTGAAATTGATAAATTTATCTCAGGGAACTGAAATTCAGCTTGGTTTAGCTGTTGACTGTCAGAAGGCTACTTTATCAGTTAAAAGGAGATTGGCCTGTGAACAATTGAGCTATTTCAGCCAG GCTTATCACTGCTTGTCAGGATATGATCACATCAACAACGGGTATGGAAAGAAGCATATGTGGTTCATCAAATGGAAATTTCTGGAGTCAAAG GCTGCAGCTTACTACTTCCATGGTCTAATGGTTGACAAGGGTAATGAACCATCATGCCATGTTAGCGCTGTATGTTGTTTTCTTGCCGCAGAAGAAATTCTATCAGAGAGCAAGAAAGCTTGCTTTACCTTTTGCCTTGCAGCTCCAGTTACCAG GGCTGCTCCACTGTGGGGAGCTATGAAGCATTTGCATCAGAAAATCCCTGAAGTTGCAGCAAGGAAATCCCAGATGTATGGCTACCTCTTAGAACAAGACAA AGTTCTTCAAGCATTGCCTGACCTACCAGAATTTCAACTGTCATTAAGACCTGATGACTATCAACTACCTGAAATCGACCCAGCTTGGGAGTCGGGAAAATGGGAAACTCAAAGCCAGAGCTTAAAAGAGCACCTAGATGATAGCGATGACAACGATGAGACTGAAACTGAGCAGTGA